The following DNA comes from Chitinophaga nivalis.
CCGCATACCATAGAAGTTAAACCGTTCCCACATTTCCGTGGCAAATAGGACCGATAGCCCCTTGGGATGCCCCTTCGACGAGGCGACCGGAGCATCTTGTGCAACAGCAGTTTGCATCATAAATTGGTTAGTTTTAGCAATAGTTGTTTTAAGGTTCTGTTAAGTTCTAGGGTGGCAAGTTAAAGAAAATCGGCTATCTGCGTAAAAAAATGGTAGGAATGCTCATTTTTTGAGCTTTTTTGATCTTTCTTTGCATTTTCTTTCGCATCTGCATTTATTAGGCAATTCATATGAACATACTATTACTTGGAAGTGGTGGCCGGGAACACGCATTGGCCCTTAAAATGTCACAAAGCCCGTTATGTGAACAATTGTTTATTGCACCCGGAAATGCCGGAACCGCTTTATGTGGTACCAATGTAAACATGGGGGTGAGTGAATTTGAGAAAATCAAGGCATTTTGCCTGTCTAATGCAGTAGATTTGGTAGTGCCCGGTTCCGAAGAGGCGCTGGTAAACGGTATCTTTGATTTCTTCCGCGCAGATGCTGCGTTACAGCATATACCGGTCATGGGCCCATCCAAAGAAGGAGCGCAGCTGGAAGGCAGCAAGTCGTACGGCAAGCTGTTTATGCAGCGGCACCAGATTCCTACGGCAGGTTACCGGGAGTTTAATGCGGATAACTACGAAGAAGGGGTGGCCTATCTGCAACAGCATACTTTACCTATCGTGTTGAAAGCCGATGGACTGGCCGCTGGTAAAGGGGTGGTTATCCTGGATAATCATGCTGATGCTGTAGCAGAATTTGAGCAGATGATCAAAGCTGCCAAGTTCGGTGATGCGAGTAAAACGGTAGTAGTAGAAGAATTCCTCACAGGTATTGAACTGTCTGTATTTGCCCTCACTGATGGGCATACGTATAAAATATTACCCGAAGCAAAAGATTATAAAAGAATCGGCGAAGGCGACCTCGGATTAAATACCGGCGGCATGGGGGCAGTATCTCCTGTACCCTTTGCAGATGCGGCTTTTATGGCAAAAATAGAAGACCGGATTATCCGGCCAACGATCAATGGATTGTCGCAGGAAGGCATCCCGTATAACGGCTTTGTCTTTTTTGGCCTGATTAATGTAGCTGGGGAGCCTTTCGTGATTGAATACAACTGTCGCATGGGTGATCCGGAAACGGAAGTAGTAATGCCACGTTTACAGAATGACCTGTTGGAACTGTTTAGTGCAGTAGCAGCAGGTACACTCGGGGAACAAACCATTTATACCGATCCACGTGCAGCCGCTACCGTGATGCTGGTATCCAAAGGCTATCCGGAAGCATATGAGAAGAATAAGGTAATTACCGGTATTCCTGCTCCAACACGTGATCAGATTGTTTTTCACGCAGGTACCCGACACGAAGGTGAAACGGTGCTGACCAACGGAGGCCGCGTACTGGCCATTACATCCCTGGCAGCTGACCTGTCCCTGTCACTGGCGCATTCCGTGCAAACTGCTGAGCAGATTGCTTTTGACGGAAAAGTTTATCGCCGCGATATCGGATACGAATTCATCTAAACCGTGCAGATAAGACCTGGTGGTTGCCGGTTGTTTAACGGCGCCGGCAACAACAGTACAACAGGTAAGGGTATCCAAAATTTACAGGGGGGAGGACTGGTACAGGACATTTGAAAAGCGGGACTTGTAAGGCGTAATTTTTAGCGTCAGGAACAATTAAAACGGACTAAATCCGTTCATCTGGCCGGAGCGTAAAGAGAGCAGTTACTATGCCGTTTGGACAACAAATAAGATTTTTTAATATTTAGCCGTATTATTGCAAGAATATCCATTTTTTGCATCGTATATTCGTTGGAAATATTCATTTTTGCATTCTAATTTTTGACCGTATCAACAATGGGATTTTTTAATTTTTTAACGCAAGAAATCGCGATTGATCTTGGTACAGCGAACACGCTGATAATTCATAATGACCAGGTGGTAGTGGATGAGCCTTCCATTGTAGCGATAGAACGGGCTAGTGGCAAAATTGTAGCTGTCGGAAAGAAGGCTATGATGATGCACGAAAAAACACACGAATATCTTCGTACTATACGTCCCCTGAAAGATGGTGTGATAGCGGACTTTA
Coding sequences within:
- the purD gene encoding phosphoribosylamine--glycine ligase translates to MNILLLGSGGREHALALKMSQSPLCEQLFIAPGNAGTALCGTNVNMGVSEFEKIKAFCLSNAVDLVVPGSEEALVNGIFDFFRADAALQHIPVMGPSKEGAQLEGSKSYGKLFMQRHQIPTAGYREFNADNYEEGVAYLQQHTLPIVLKADGLAAGKGVVILDNHADAVAEFEQMIKAAKFGDASKTVVVEEFLTGIELSVFALTDGHTYKILPEAKDYKRIGEGDLGLNTGGMGAVSPVPFADAAFMAKIEDRIIRPTINGLSQEGIPYNGFVFFGLINVAGEPFVIEYNCRMGDPETEVVMPRLQNDLLELFSAVAAGTLGEQTIYTDPRAAATVMLVSKGYPEAYEKNKVITGIPAPTRDQIVFHAGTRHEGETVLTNGGRVLAITSLAADLSLSLAHSVQTAEQIAFDGKVYRRDIGYEFI